The Phoenix dactylifera cultivar Barhee BC4 chromosome 9, palm_55x_up_171113_PBpolish2nd_filt_p, whole genome shotgun sequence genome window below encodes:
- the LOC103717462 gene encoding 60S ribosomal protein L7a-2-like, with amino-acid sequence MAPKRGGKAAAPAKKKPEKVVNPLFEKRPKQFGIGGALPPKKDLHRFVKWPKVVRIQRQRRILKQRLKVPPALNQFTRTLDKNLASSLFKMLLKYRPEDRAAKKERLLKRAQAEAEGKPVEVKKPIVVKYGLNHVTYLIEQNKAQLVVIAHDVDPIELVVWLPALCRKMEIPYCIVKGKARLGTIVHKKTAAVLCLTTVKNEDKLEFSKILEAIKANFNDKFDEVRRKWGGGIMGSKSQAKTKAKEKLLAKEAAQRMS; translated from the exons ATG GCTCCCAAAAGGGGTGGGAAGGCTGCGGCGCCGGCGAAGAAGAAACCG GAGAAGGTTGTGAACCCTCTGTTTGAGAAGCGGCCGAAGCAGTTTGGGATCGGAGGGGCTTTGCCTCCGAAGAAGGACCTCCACCGGTTCGTCAAGTGGCCGAAGGTGGTCAGAATCCAGAGGCAGAGAAGGATTCTCAAGCAGCGCTTGAAGGTCCCCCCGGCCTTGAACCAGTTCACCAGGACTTTGGATAAGAACCTTG CCTCGAGCCTGTTCAAGATGCTTCTGAAGTATCGTCCTGAAGACAGAGCTGCAAAGAAGGAAAGACTTCTGAAAAGGGCTCAGGCAGAGGCCGAAGGGAAGCCtgttgaagttaagaagcctattGTTGTGAAGTATGGGCTTAATCATGTGACCTACCTCATTGAACAG AACAAGGCACAACTGGTGGTCATTGCTCATGACGTTGACCCAATTGAGCTAGTTGTTTGGCTCCCCGCCTTGTGCCGGAAGATGGAGATCCCTTACTGTATTGTTAAAGGGAAAGCACGACTTGGAACG ATCGTGCACAAGAAGACCGCAGCTGTATTGTGTTTGACCACTGTAAAGAATGAGGATAAACTAGAATTCAGCAAAATCTTGGAGGCTATCAAG GCCAACTTCAATGATAAGTTTGATGAGGTCCGTAGGAAGTGGGGAGGTGGGATAATGGGTTCCAAGTCTCAGGCAAAAACCAAGGCGAAGGAAAAGCTTCTAGCGAAGGAAGCTGCTCAGAGGATGAGCTAG
- the LOC103717460 gene encoding 60S ribosomal protein L7a-2: protein MAPKRGGKATVPAKKKPEKVVNPLFEKRPKQFGIGGALPPKKDLHRFVKWPKVVRIQRQRRILKQRLKVPPALNQFTRTLDKNLASSLFKMLLKYRPEDRAAKKERLLKRAQAEAEGKTVEVKKPIVVKYGLNHVTYLIEQKKAQLVVIAHDVDPIELVVWLPALCRKMEIPYCIVKGKARLGAIVHKKTAAVLCLTTVKNEDKLEFSKILEAIKANFNDKFDEIRKKWGGGIMGSKSQAKTKAKEKMLAKEAAQRMS, encoded by the exons ATG GCTCCCAAAAGAGGTGGGAAGGCTACGGTCCCAGCGAAAAAGAAACCG GAGAAGGTTGTGAATCCTCTGTTTGAAAAGCGGCCGAAGCAGTTTGGGATTGGAGGGGCTTTGCCTCCGAAGAAGGACCTCCACCGGTTCGTCAAGTGGCCGAAGGTGGTCAGAATCCAGAGGCAGAGGAGGATTCTCAAGCAGCGCTTGAAGGTCCCCCCGGCCTTGAACCAGTTCACCAGGACTTTAGATAAGAATCTTG CCTCCAGCCTTTTCAAGATGCTTCTAAAATATCGTCCAGAAGACAGAGCTGCAAAGAAGGAACGGCTTCTGAAGAGGGCTCAGGCAGAGGCAGAAGGGAAGACtgttgaagttaagaagcctattGTTGTGAAATATGGGCTTAATCACGTAACTTACCTTATCGAACAG AAAAAGGCACAACTTGTGGTCATTGCTCATGATGTTGACCCGATCGAGCTAGTAGTTTGGCTGCCTGCCTTGTGCCGGAAAATGGAAATCCCTTACTGTATTGTGAAGGGAAAAGCACGGCTTGGAGCG ATTGTACACAAGAAGACTGCAGCTGTATTGTGTTTGACCACGGTAAAGAATGAGGATAAACTAGAGTTCAGCAAAATCCTGGAGGCTATCAAG GCTAACTTCAATGATAAGTTTGATGAGATCCGTAAGAAGTGGGGAGGTGGGATAATGGGTTCCAAATCTCAGGCGAAAACAAAGGCCAAGGAAAAGATGCTCGCGAAGGAAGCTGCTCAGAGGATGAGCTAG